A genomic window from Lotus japonicus ecotype B-129 chromosome 1, LjGifu_v1.2 includes:
- the LOC130730771 gene encoding pterocarpan synthase 1-like has translation MTNSKALCSTFLINFLLFFSMVSASYYENLSPTHLGFKEEKLTHIRFFFHDIVTGPKPTMVISVESPLKGSSKSPLPFGSIVVLEDPLTLGPELDSKLIGKAQGFYITVAQEAELYLELIMGMTFTFMEGKFNGSTITVMGRNTISSPVREMPITGGTGAFRFARGFVQPKTHQVDYYKGDAVVEYNVYVFHYSSTSSSQEVFSDGTQFMADPILSKN, from the coding sequence ATGACAAACTCCAAAGCCCTCTGTTCCACTTTCCTCATTAATTTTCTCCTATTCTTCTCCATGGTGAGTGCTAGTTACTATGAAAATCTCTCCCCAACACACTTAGGTTTCAAAGAGGAGAAGCTCACACACATACGCTTCTTTTTCCATGACATCGTTACGGGCCCAAAGCCCACCATGGTCATATCTGTCGAGTCACCCCTCAAGGGCAGCTCCAAGTCTCCATTGCCCTTCGGATCCATTGTGGTGCTTGAGGACCCACTGACGTTGGGACCCGAACTTGATTCCAAACTTATTGGAAAAGCCCAAGGGTTTTACATAACAGTGGCCCAAGAGGCTGAGCTGTACTTGGAGTTAATTATGGGGATGACATTTACGTTCATGGAAGGGAAATTTAATGGGAGCACCATCACTGTCATGGGGCGCAATACCATATCATCTCCCGTGAGGGAGATGCCAATCACTGGTGGGACTGGGGCTTTCAGATTTGCTCGTGGTTTTGTTCAACCAAAGACTCACCAGGTCGATTACTACAAAGGTGATGCTGTTGTCGAATACAACGTCTACGTGTTCCACTATTCTTCCACCTCTTCATCCCAGGAGGTTTTTAGCGACGGAACCCAATTCATGGCAGACCCGATACTTAGCAAAAATTAA